A window of the Bdellovibrionales bacterium genome harbors these coding sequences:
- a CDS encoding patatin-like phospholipase family protein, with protein sequence MRISEKKKIALVLSGGGVKAAAFHLGVCMALKEKGFRFGGGSPEEVLARYADDKLTIKFYVGSSAGSVISSFLASGHSLSSIIHAFEQGTKELSSSLNTEEHFDEDLRPISYRDLFTVNGKDLINLVPGFFRKMDSIVSGGFEVLIKNGFKLNGLFTTKGLERYIREEVWKANTFDSLGVDLFIVATQLNHSRKVIFCKKDDLSKDKSILYTDYATISEAVAASAALPPVYAPFPIKNRAGEVIYFFDGEIRDTLSTHIAADHGADLVISSYSIQPYHYNNVMGSLHQYGIPVVVNQALYQAVQQKIDKHRSYQRSISSIYSAVDGYLKHVEVADEHREKLLKIIEERANFRPDVDYIYMHPDPQDYKTFFADHFSLNPAILKDIVHSGFKSGIQNLRKLDL encoded by the coding sequence ATGAGAATCTCGGAGAAAAAGAAGATTGCCCTCGTCCTTAGTGGGGGTGGCGTTAAAGCGGCGGCCTTCCATTTAGGTGTCTGCATGGCACTCAAAGAGAAGGGTTTTCGATTTGGAGGAGGCTCTCCCGAAGAAGTTTTAGCCCGGTACGCCGATGATAAACTCACGATTAAATTCTATGTGGGATCCAGTGCGGGATCGGTCATCAGTTCTTTTTTGGCATCGGGGCACTCTTTAAGTTCGATCATTCATGCTTTTGAACAAGGCACGAAAGAGCTCTCTTCCTCGCTGAATACCGAGGAGCATTTTGATGAGGATTTGCGTCCCATCTCCTACCGCGATCTTTTTACGGTCAATGGTAAAGACCTGATCAATTTGGTCCCCGGCTTTTTTAGGAAAATGGATTCGATTGTCAGCGGGGGCTTTGAGGTTCTGATAAAAAACGGGTTTAAGCTCAATGGGCTCTTCACGACCAAAGGCCTGGAAAGATATATTCGCGAAGAAGTTTGGAAGGCGAACACTTTCGATTCTCTCGGCGTCGACCTCTTTATTGTGGCCACTCAATTGAACCATAGTCGTAAAGTGATTTTCTGTAAAAAGGATGATCTCTCCAAAGATAAAAGTATTCTCTATACAGATTACGCGACCATAAGCGAAGCGGTTGCAGCTTCCGCAGCTCTTCCCCCCGTTTACGCCCCTTTTCCTATCAAAAATCGAGCGGGCGAAGTGATCTACTTTTTTGATGGTGAGATCCGCGACACTCTTTCCACTCATATCGCCGCGGACCACGGCGCTGATCTGGTGATCTCCAGCTATTCGATTCAGCCCTACCATTATAATAACGTCATGGGCAGTCTGCATCAGTACGGAATTCCGGTGGTCGTCAATCAAGCTCTTTACCAAGCCGTCCAACAAAAGATTGATAAGCATCGTTCTTACCAAAGATCGATTTCGTCAATTTATTCCGCGGTCGATGGTTACCTCAAACATGTCGAGGTCGCCGATGAACATCGCGAAAAGCTTTTGAAGATTATCGAAGAGCGCGCCAACTTCCGTCCCGACGTTGACTATATATATATGCATCCAGATCCTCAGGACTATAAGACTTTTTTTGCCGATCATTTCAGCCTTAACCCGGCAATTCTCAAAGACATCGTGCACTCTGGCTTTAAAAGCGGAATCCAAAATCTCCGCAAACTAGATCTATAA
- a CDS encoding Bax inhibitor-1/YccA family protein, producing the protein MMRTANPALTENTFRNFSRSGSEAMTIDGVVYKSLFLILLVFATSIWSWGVGFEALQGKGFSGIPWWYWGSLIGAFVTGLVLVFKKEWSPVLAPVYALLEGVLLGFISAIFEFRYPGIVIQAVLGTFSVFLVLLMTYKTGMIKATENFKLGVVAATGGIALVYLISLGLNLFGIQMPYIHESGPIGIGFSLVVVIIAALNLVLDFDFIEQGAQAQAPKYMEWYASFGLLVTLIWLYLEILRLLGKTRKN; encoded by the coding sequence ATGATGAGAACGGCCAACCCGGCACTGACGGAAAACACGTTTCGTAACTTTTCGCGCAGCGGCTCCGAGGCCATGACCATCGATGGAGTCGTTTATAAAAGCTTGTTTTTAATTCTTCTGGTTTTTGCGACCTCGATTTGGTCTTGGGGCGTAGGCTTTGAGGCGCTTCAAGGAAAAGGCTTTTCTGGTATTCCTTGGTGGTATTGGGGATCTCTTATCGGAGCCTTCGTTACCGGCCTGGTTCTCGTCTTTAAAAAAGAATGGTCTCCGGTTCTCGCACCGGTCTACGCTCTTCTTGAGGGTGTGCTTCTGGGTTTTATTTCTGCCATTTTTGAATTTCGATACCCTGGGATCGTCATCCAAGCCGTTTTAGGAACGTTCAGTGTCTTTCTCGTTTTACTCATGACCTACAAAACGGGGATGATCAAAGCGACTGAAAATTTTAAATTGGGTGTGGTTGCGGCGACGGGTGGTATCGCGTTGGTTTACCTGATAAGTCTCGGTTTGAATCTCTTTGGAATTCAAATGCCTTACATCCACGAGAGTGGTCCCATTGGCATTGGCTTTTCTCTAGTCGTCGTGATTATCGCTGCTCTCAATCTTGTTTTAGATTTTGATTTCATCGAGCAAGGAGCCCAAGCGCAGGCGCCCAAATATATGGAATGGTATGCCTCATTTGGATTGCTCGTCACGCTGATCTGGCTGTATCTCGAAATCTTGCGCCTCCTCGGGAAAACTCGAAAAAACTAA
- the lon gene encoding endopeptidase La, protein MDHTNLNLSEALPMLPVRDIVIFPNMIIPLFVGREASIQAVEESLSKSRYIFLASQKEYNEEAPSSDSIYEVGTIAMIMRLRKLADGRVKILIQGVGKARITNYTQMNPYFKVSLDKIEDTFKSTPEQEPNILSMIKTAKETLEKLIALGKMLSPDILLIIDDIQEPGRLAEWIASNLQLRVSEAQRILETTDHVERLKIVNEILLAELDAMQLQAKTRTGSKDDSMKSQRESFLREQMKQIKHELGEQEGKGDDLEEIRRKITESGMPAEVEKEALKQMGRLERMHPDASEASMLRTYLDWMIDLPWNKESEDSIDLKMAKEILESDHFGLEKAKERILEFLAVRKLKQTIKGPILCFCGPPGVGKTSLGKSIAKAMGRQYHRIALGGVKDEAEIRGHRRTYVGAMPGKVIQALKQTGTRNPVFVLDEIDKLGSDFRGDPSAAMLEVLDPEQNVAFRDNYLNVDFDLSKVLFIATANVVENIPSALRDRMELIYISGYTETEKLEIAIRHVVRKQLENNGISEDQCEIKPDAVEYLISHFTREAGLRNLEREVGSICRKVAKNIVMGDIKKAVIGKDQVTDYLGAPRYMKEERLEDDTIGVSTGLAWTQAGGQVLYVEALGMKGKGGVTLTGQMGDVMKESATAALSYARAHAEQLGIDADWFDTHNIHIHLPAGAVPKDGPSAGITMATAIISLITNTPTNKDVAMTGEVTLTGRVLPIGGIKEKALAAYSHGVKTIIVPMANKKDVSEIPDEVAKKLNFIFVEHLDEVLQIALNSDTKKSTRKKKTKSSSEAAA, encoded by the coding sequence ATGGACCATACGAATCTCAACTTATCTGAAGCTCTACCGATGCTGCCTGTACGAGACATCGTGATTTTCCCTAACATGATTATTCCACTCTTCGTCGGACGAGAAGCATCGATTCAGGCCGTGGAAGAAAGCCTAAGCAAGAGTCGCTACATCTTCTTAGCTTCGCAAAAAGAATATAACGAAGAAGCTCCTTCTTCGGATTCCATTTACGAAGTCGGAACGATCGCGATGATCATGCGATTAAGAAAGCTCGCTGACGGACGCGTAAAGATCCTCATTCAAGGTGTTGGTAAAGCTCGAATTACGAACTACACTCAGATGAATCCTTACTTTAAAGTTTCCTTGGATAAAATCGAAGACACTTTCAAGTCCACTCCGGAGCAAGAGCCTAACATTCTTTCGATGATTAAAACCGCGAAAGAAACATTAGAGAAGCTGATCGCTTTGGGGAAAATGCTATCCCCCGACATTTTACTCATTATAGATGATATCCAAGAGCCTGGACGTTTGGCGGAGTGGATCGCAAGCAATCTTCAACTTCGCGTTTCCGAAGCTCAGAGAATATTAGAGACGACGGACCATGTGGAAAGATTAAAAATTGTAAACGAAATCCTCCTCGCAGAACTCGATGCCATGCAACTTCAAGCGAAAACCCGCACGGGATCTAAAGATGATTCCATGAAGTCTCAGCGTGAGTCTTTCTTGCGCGAACAAATGAAGCAGATCAAACACGAACTTGGTGAACAAGAAGGAAAAGGTGATGACCTCGAAGAAATTCGCCGAAAAATCACCGAGTCTGGAATGCCAGCCGAAGTCGAAAAAGAAGCATTAAAGCAAATGGGTCGCCTCGAGAGAATGCACCCAGACGCCAGCGAAGCTTCTATGCTTCGCACGTATTTAGATTGGATGATTGATCTTCCTTGGAATAAAGAAAGCGAAGATTCGATCGACCTAAAAATGGCGAAAGAGATTCTTGAGTCGGACCACTTCGGCCTAGAAAAAGCCAAAGAGCGTATTCTCGAGTTTTTAGCTGTTCGAAAATTAAAACAAACGATTAAAGGGCCAATTTTGTGCTTCTGCGGACCTCCGGGAGTGGGTAAAACTTCACTCGGGAAGTCGATCGCAAAAGCCATGGGCCGACAATACCATCGTATCGCTCTCGGCGGAGTTAAAGACGAAGCCGAAATTCGTGGACACAGACGCACCTACGTTGGAGCCATGCCTGGAAAAGTGATCCAAGCTCTTAAGCAAACTGGAACGCGCAACCCAGTTTTCGTTCTCGATGAGATCGATAAATTAGGGAGCGACTTCCGTGGTGACCCAAGCGCCGCAATGCTCGAAGTTTTAGATCCTGAGCAAAACGTAGCGTTTAGAGATAACTACCTCAACGTCGATTTCGATTTAAGCAAAGTGTTGTTTATCGCGACAGCGAACGTTGTAGAAAATATTCCGAGCGCCCTTCGCGATCGTATGGAATTAATTTATATCTCTGGTTACACAGAAACCGAGAAGTTAGAAATCGCAATTCGACACGTGGTTCGCAAACAACTTGAGAACAACGGAATCTCGGAAGACCAGTGTGAAATTAAACCCGACGCCGTTGAATATCTCATTTCCCACTTCACTCGTGAGGCCGGATTACGAAATCTCGAAAGAGAAGTCGGTTCGATCTGCAGAAAAGTGGCGAAGAACATCGTCATGGGAGATATTAAAAAGGCCGTCATCGGTAAAGATCAAGTCACTGACTATCTAGGGGCTCCTCGCTACATGAAGGAAGAGCGTCTTGAGGACGACACGATCGGTGTGAGCACCGGCTTAGCTTGGACTCAGGCTGGTGGACAAGTTCTCTATGTTGAAGCTTTAGGCATGAAAGGCAAAGGTGGAGTTACATTGACCGGTCAAATGGGAGATGTAATGAAGGAATCTGCGACAGCAGCTCTTTCGTACGCTCGCGCTCATGCCGAACAATTAGGAATTGATGCAGATTGGTTTGATACTCACAACATCCATATTCACTTACCGGCAGGCGCAGTCCCTAAAGACGGCCCTTCGGCAGGTATTACGATGGCCACTGCGATTATCAGCTTAATCACAAATACTCCGACGAACAAAGATGTCGCAATGACAGGTGAAGTGACTCTCACAGGTCGCGTCCTCCCGATCGGCGGAATCAAGGAAAAAGCCCTTGCAGCCTACAGTCACGGTGTAAAAACAATCATCGTACCCATGGCCAACAAGAAGGACGTCTCCGAAATTCCTGATGAAGTCGCAAAAAAGCTAAACTTCATCTTCGTCGAACACTTAGACGAAGTCCTCCAAATCGCATTAAACTCGGACACCAAGAAGTCGACCCGCAAGAAAAAGACAAAGTCCTCTTCCGAAGCCGCCGCCTAA